The following are encoded in a window of Lactobacillus intestinalis genomic DNA:
- a CDS encoding lysylphosphatidylglycerol synthase transmembrane domain-containing protein, protein MNKKHLWGILVVLAISAFVLYSDLKTTPINELVKAAQNINIVAFVLIFVLMILSYVCEASIIAVLAHRKNEPRRSKWSFFRIPIIQALFNAITPMSTGGQPAQLAAMIQMGIEGGRATSLLLMKFIIYQVAVFIAYVLTILFGFHMVATSFSGLAIFIVIGLLIHVGSTLFLLAIMFAYKWTKKATNWVMNVLAKFMKEERVEKWRQATMEKIETFYAESQKLKKEKKKLLVATILTLLQLLIFYSIPYMVLLALNVHASWIAVTQMNIMIIMFMAIIPIPGASGGAEYSFQTLFATFVSSHGLLVLGMFLWRFATYFFGMILGIFGWIFKPKKIKGPEND, encoded by the coding sequence ATGAATAAAAAACATTTATGGGGCATACTGGTTGTATTAGCAATCAGCGCCTTTGTACTTTATAGCGATCTGAAAACTACACCAATCAATGAATTAGTCAAAGCGGCTCAAAATATAAATATAGTTGCTTTTGTTTTGATTTTCGTTTTGATGATTTTGTCTTATGTGTGTGAAGCATCTATCATTGCAGTTTTAGCCCATCGAAAAAATGAGCCTAGAAGAAGCAAGTGGTCGTTTTTTAGAATTCCAATTATTCAAGCTTTGTTTAATGCCATTACTCCCATGTCGACAGGGGGACAACCAGCACAACTTGCGGCCATGATTCAAATGGGAATTGAAGGAGGAAGAGCTACTTCACTTCTTTTGATGAAATTTATCATCTACCAAGTAGCTGTTTTTATTGCCTATGTTCTAACTATCCTCTTTGGGTTTCATATGGTGGCGACTAGTTTTTCTGGTTTGGCAATTTTTATTGTGATTGGTTTATTGATTCATGTAGGTTCAACCTTATTTTTATTGGCAATAATGTTTGCTTACAAGTGGACAAAAAAAGCTACAAACTGGGTAATGAACGTTTTAGCTAAGTTTATGAAAGAAGAGCGGGTTGAAAAATGGCGTCAGGCTACTATGGAAAAAATTGAAACTTTTTATGCTGAGAGTCAAAAGTTAAAAAAAGAAAAGAAAAAGCTTCTTGTCGCTACTATTTTGACTTTATTACAGTTATTAATTTTTTATTCAATTCCTTATATGGTTTTACTCGCATTAAACGTCCATGCTTCTTGGATAGCTGTTACACAAATGAATATTATGATCATTATGTTTATGGCGATTATTCCAATTCCAGGTGCGTCTGGAGGAGCTGAATACAGTTTTCAAACTTTATTTGCTACATTCGTTTCTTCCCATGGATTGTTGGTTTTAGGGATGTTTTTATGGAGATTTGCAACCTATTTCTTTGGTATGATCCTAGGTATTTTTGGTTGGATATTTAAACCTAAGAAAATCAAGGGACCTGAAAATGATTAA
- a CDS encoding glycosyltransferase family 4 protein, with amino-acid sequence MIRINMFSQADSVKGQGVGSAYNELTGLLRKRLVDEFYVTVNKYGSSDLTHYHTINPTYYANSFSRARGRKIGYVHFLPDTLEGSIKLPKVAKDVFYNYVIDFYKRMDQIVVVNPIFIDKLAEYGINPKKVRYIPNFVSKSEFYPKNQVAKNAFRHELGIPLDKFVVFGDGQVQERKGVDDFAKMAKANPDIQFIWAGGFSFGKITDGYDHYKKLVDNPPKNLKFTGIVNREKLVDYLNMADLFVLPSYDELFPMSVLEAFSCGTPVLLRDLDLYKAIIDGYYMSGKNFEEMDQVLKHVINNPAVLKKYSDLSLKASDEYSEDNLTNIWSDFYHEQYDLGRKLGQIR; translated from the coding sequence ATGATTAGAATTAATATGTTCTCCCAAGCTGATTCCGTTAAAGGACAAGGAGTTGGATCTGCTTATAATGAATTAACGGGGCTGTTGAGAAAAAGATTAGTAGATGAATTTTATGTTACGGTAAATAAATATGGTAGTAGTGATCTGACTCACTATCATACAATTAATCCTACATATTACGCTAATAGCTTTTCTCGAGCCCGCGGGCGTAAAATAGGCTATGTTCACTTTTTGCCTGACACCCTTGAAGGATCAATTAAATTGCCTAAAGTGGCTAAAGATGTCTTTTATAATTATGTAATTGATTTTTATAAGCGGATGGATCAAATTGTAGTAGTCAATCCAATTTTTATTGATAAGTTGGCTGAATATGGAATTAATCCTAAAAAAGTTCGTTATATTCCTAATTTTGTTTCTAAAAGTGAATTTTATCCTAAAAATCAAGTAGCTAAGAATGCATTCCGACATGAATTAGGAATTCCATTAGATAAGTTTGTGGTTTTTGGAGACGGCCAAGTTCAAGAGCGTAAAGGTGTAGATGACTTTGCTAAAATGGCTAAAGCTAATCCAGATATTCAATTTATTTGGGCCGGAGGATTTTCTTTTGGTAAAATCACGGATGGGTATGATCACTATAAAAAATTAGTAGATAATCCTCCTAAGAATTTGAAATTTACAGGAATTGTGAATCGTGAGAAATTGGTAGATTATTTAAATATGGCAGATTTATTTGTTCTCCCTTCCTACGATGAACTCTTCCCAATGTCAGTTCTAGAAGCCTTTAGTTGTGGGACACCGGTTCTTTTAAGAGATTTAGATCTTTATAAGGCGATTATTGATGGCTACTATATGAGTGGAAAGAATTTTGAGGAAATGGATCAAGTGTTAAAGCATGTGATCAATAATCCAGCTGTTTTGAAGAAATATAGCGATCTTTCTTTAAAAGCTAGTGATGAATATTCTGAAGACAATTTAACTAATATTTGGAGTGACTTTTATCACGAACAATATGATCTAGGTAGAAAGTTAGGTCAAATTCGTTAA